From Flavobacterium alkalisoli, the proteins below share one genomic window:
- a CDS encoding T9SS type A sorting domain-containing protein, giving the protein MKNFTLLALLLIMSLGYGQVTNEGRPASWRIKGIEKPQAIIMPSFNLDSIQAEDRVRDLDQNKPWRFGYEFLTDNNLQNSGVWHTMPNGDRVWRIRYVSHGAKTLNFLFSDFYMPKGAKVYLYNNDRSDLLGAYDEKQNNESRVLGTWLVSGDDIWIEYFEPAAVAGQGKLEIFKVVHGYRTVTLINPDSNINNSQDCHFDAECFLEGINNIKDISKKSTGLIIVNNSNFCSGTLINNVNNDGTPYFLTANHCYSDPTEWAFLFNWVSPNPVCGGEQQSANNAPNYYLTASGAQLKARKEEPDFMLVEMTSDIPVDWDVVWSGWDRSEVPPPFTYGLHHPSGDIMKLSYDADPPIAEDIEDNGMGYIWVQESIEVGALEPGSSGSGMFDNTGRLIGQAWFIAGNVCNGINTGGLLVGYGRLGVSWDMGETPDTRLKDWLDPDNTGVMTTGWYPSQEFHTLDAKAIFYEHGYNPCGNQVAPVLRLINNGTQNLTSAQISYSFNGADPVIIDWTGNIAENESALIDLPQNATVAGENTLEITVLNPNNGTDEDTSNNSIYESFVTPGSIETSNVVFTITTDIYGEEVSWSLKDTNGNVLYSVAPNSYGDSTTYSQTFMLEEGCYTFTIKDVYGDGICCSQGEGSYSLTTTSGEVIVQGGNYGAQETTTFKMADNLGIADMKEENLTIYPNPSSGLFTIASSQNIDGTAYTIYNMLGQTVKSGSFASGTNTVDLTEVPQGIYLLQASGNGREQTYKLIKE; this is encoded by the coding sequence ATGAAAAACTTTACATTACTCGCATTACTACTGATAATGTCTTTAGGATATGGTCAGGTAACAAACGAAGGACGCCCGGCAAGTTGGCGTATAAAAGGAATAGAAAAGCCTCAGGCTATTATAATGCCCTCCTTTAATCTGGATTCGATTCAGGCTGAAGACAGGGTAAGGGATTTGGATCAAAACAAGCCATGGCGTTTTGGCTATGAGTTTCTTACTGATAATAATCTTCAAAATAGCGGTGTTTGGCATACTATGCCTAATGGCGACAGGGTGTGGAGAATTAGGTATGTATCTCACGGTGCAAAAACCTTAAATTTTTTGTTCTCCGATTTTTATATGCCTAAAGGAGCAAAAGTATACCTGTACAATAACGACAGGAGCGATTTGCTGGGAGCTTATGATGAAAAACAGAACAACGAAAGCAGGGTACTGGGGACGTGGCTGGTAAGCGGAGATGATATATGGATTGAGTATTTTGAACCTGCTGCTGTGGCAGGGCAGGGTAAACTTGAAATTTTTAAGGTAGTACACGGTTATCGTACGGTTACTTTAATTAACCCTGATAGTAATATTAATAACTCTCAGGACTGTCATTTTGATGCCGAATGCTTTTTGGAAGGGATTAATAATATTAAGGATATAAGCAAAAAATCGACAGGGCTTATCATAGTTAACAACTCTAATTTTTGTTCGGGAACGCTTATCAATAATGTGAATAATGACGGCACCCCATATTTTCTAACTGCAAATCACTGTTATTCCGATCCAACGGAGTGGGCGTTTCTTTTCAATTGGGTTAGCCCTAATCCTGTTTGCGGAGGTGAGCAGCAAAGCGCCAATAATGCACCTAACTATTACCTAACTGCCAGTGGTGCACAGCTGAAAGCAAGAAAAGAGGAACCTGATTTTATGCTGGTTGAGATGACTTCTGATATTCCGGTAGATTGGGATGTTGTTTGGTCGGGTTGGGACAGGAGTGAGGTGCCTCCGCCTTTTACTTACGGCCTTCACCATCCTTCAGGGGATATTATGAAACTTAGTTATGATGCCGATCCTCCCATTGCAGAAGATATTGAGGATAATGGTATGGGATATATTTGGGTACAGGAAAGCATTGAGGTAGGGGCACTGGAGCCGGGATCGTCAGGATCTGGAATGTTTGATAATACCGGAAGGCTTATTGGGCAGGCATGGTTTATAGCAGGTAATGTATGTAACGGTATTAATACCGGAGGGCTTTTAGTAGGTTATGGCAGGTTAGGAGTATCCTGGGATATGGGTGAAACACCTGACACAAGGCTTAAAGACTGGTTGGATCCTGATAATACGGGAGTGATGACAACAGGTTGGTATCCTTCGCAGGAATTCCATACGCTTGATGCTAAGGCTATTTTCTATGAACACGGATATAATCCTTGCGGCAATCAGGTGGCACCTGTTTTAAGGTTAATTAATAACGGTACTCAAAATCTTACTTCAGCACAAATAAGCTATAGTTTTAATGGGGCAGATCCTGTAATTATAGACTGGACAGGAAATATAGCCGAGAATGAAAGTGCTCTTATAGATTTGCCTCAAAATGCAACTGTAGCAGGAGAGAATACATTAGAGATTACTGTACTTAACCCGAATAACGGTACAGATGAAGATACATCTAACAACAGTATCTATGAAAGTTTTGTTACTCCTGGTAGTATTGAAACCTCAAATGTAGTATTTACTATAACTACCGATATTTATGGCGAAGAGGTTAGCTGGTCGCTTAAGGATACAAACGGTAATGTTTTATATAGTGTGGCACCTAATTCTTATGGAGACAGTACAACATATAGTCAGACTTTTATGTTAGAGGAAGGATGTTATACATTTACCATTAAAGACGTTTATGGTGACGGAATATGCTGTTCTCAGGGAGAGGGAAGTTATTCGCTTACCACAACATCGGGAGAGGTAATTGTACAGGGAGGCAATTATGGAGCACAGGAAACCACAACTTTTAAAATGGCTGATAACTTAGGAATAGCTGATATGAAAGAAGAAAACCTTACTATTTACCCTAATCCTTCATCAGGGCTATTTACTATAGCTTCATCACAAAATATAGACGGTACTGCTTATACGATATATAATATGCTGGGTCAGACTGTAAAATCGGGTAGCTTTGCTTCCGGTACAAACACGGTTGACCTGACTGAAGTACCACAAGGTATATACCTTTTACAGGCCTCCGGTAACGGAAGGGAGCAAACCTATAAACTGATAAAAGAGTAA
- a CDS encoding APC family permease — MKDKIVHKLNELQATAICGNDISSSCLYVSALTIAYAGQYAWISLLVVAVVLFMFRKIYGEVVGALPLNGGAYNVLLNTSSKRVASIAAILTVLSYMATAVISAGEAMHYLHNIFHGINVQIATIVVLLIFTGLAIIGIGESAAVAVFIFIVHLASLTLLVVAAIFFLINHGTETFELNWSLPHNPRGIVYTLFLGFSAAMLGISGFESSANFVEEQQPGVFRKTLRNMWGIVSFFNPVIALLIIAILPIVQVEGHQESLLSYLGQITGGNWLSWVISIDAVLVLCGAVLTSFVGVSGLLKRMTLDRILPNYFLKENKNGSSYRIIITFFILCVSVLYATKGDLASLAGVYTFSFLAVMALFGIGNLLLKIKRKRLPRPEKANAFVVVIAICFIIIGFRGNMVVGKNGEGMRAFQTFVQYLIPALIFVFLMLNRAVLINVAVSVVSYFYKPIRKFTIVSNRYLERLNRKIHSQEFVFFTKGDNVGILNKVMQYVEDNETTKKLKIVNVKSPETNNEALKKDLEVLDRAYPEIHIEFIEINGTFGPDLIDELSEKWGIPKNFMFIGSPSDKFPYRVSELGGVRLIM; from the coding sequence ATGAAAGATAAAATAGTTCATAAGCTTAATGAACTGCAGGCCACAGCCATTTGTGGTAACGATATCAGTTCGTCATGCTTATATGTATCCGCCTTAACAATAGCTTATGCCGGGCAATATGCCTGGATATCACTTTTAGTGGTTGCCGTAGTATTATTTATGTTCAGGAAAATTTATGGTGAAGTAGTAGGTGCACTTCCGTTAAATGGAGGTGCATACAATGTATTATTAAATACTTCTTCCAAAAGGGTGGCTTCTATAGCTGCTATATTGACCGTACTCTCCTATATGGCAACGGCAGTTATTTCGGCAGGTGAGGCGATGCATTATCTTCATAATATTTTTCACGGGATTAATGTACAAATAGCCACAATTGTTGTTCTGCTCATATTTACAGGACTGGCAATAATAGGTATTGGTGAATCGGCAGCGGTTGCGGTCTTTATCTTTATTGTCCATTTGGCTTCATTAACACTTTTGGTAGTAGCTGCAATATTTTTCCTTATCAATCATGGTACTGAGACTTTTGAATTAAACTGGAGTCTTCCGCATAACCCCCGGGGTATTGTGTATACCCTGTTTTTAGGATTCTCGGCTGCGATGTTGGGTATTTCGGGGTTTGAGAGTTCTGCTAACTTTGTAGAAGAGCAACAGCCTGGTGTTTTCAGGAAAACCCTGCGCAACATGTGGGGAATAGTCAGTTTTTTTAATCCGGTAATAGCACTGCTTATCATTGCAATTTTGCCAATAGTTCAGGTAGAAGGGCATCAGGAATCGTTACTGTCTTATTTAGGGCAGATAACCGGAGGGAACTGGTTATCGTGGGTAATTTCAATAGATGCTGTTTTAGTACTATGTGGTGCAGTATTAACTTCTTTTGTTGGTGTTTCGGGGCTACTTAAACGTATGACGTTAGACCGTATTTTACCTAACTATTTTCTTAAGGAAAACAAGAATGGCAGCAGTTACAGAATAATTATTACCTTCTTTATTCTGTGTGTATCTGTTTTATATGCTACTAAAGGTGACCTAGCATCTCTTGCAGGGGTGTACACGTTTTCTTTTTTAGCTGTTATGGCACTATTTGGAATAGGAAACCTGTTACTTAAAATAAAAAGGAAAAGATTGCCAAGACCCGAAAAAGCAAATGCCTTTGTGGTCGTTATTGCCATATGTTTTATAATAATTGGCTTTAGGGGTAACATGGTTGTAGGTAAGAATGGAGAAGGGATGAGAGCCTTTCAAACCTTTGTTCAGTACCTAATACCTGCACTTATATTTGTTTTCCTAATGCTAAACAGGGCAGTACTTATAAATGTGGCGGTAAGTGTAGTGTCTTACTTCTATAAACCCATCAGGAAGTTTACCATAGTAAGTAACCGTTATCTGGAAAGATTAAACAGGAAAATACATTCGCAGGAGTTTGTTTTCTTTACAAAAGGTGATAATGTGGGTATATTAAATAAGGTAATGCAGTATGTTGAGGATAATGAAACGACAAAGAAACTTAAGATTGTAAATGTAAAATCTCCCGAAACAAATAACGAAGCCCTTAAAAAAGACTTAGAGGTTTTAGACAGGGCCTATCCCGAGATACATATTGAGTTTATAGAAATAAACGGGACATTTGGTCCTGATCTGATAGATGAGCTTTCTGAAAAATGGGGTATACCTAAAAACTTTATGTTTATAGGTTCGCCAAGTGATAAATTCCCATACAGGGTTTCAGAACTGGGAGGAGTAAGGCTTATTATGTAA